One Spinacia oleracea cultivar Varoflay chromosome 4, BTI_SOV_V1, whole genome shotgun sequence DNA segment encodes these proteins:
- the LOC110790377 gene encoding mitochondrial import receptor subunit TOM6 homolog has protein sequence MFPGMFQKKPNKEEALKQLRSHGLMFGAWVVAVRITPYVLQYFQKEELTLEL, from the coding sequence ATGTTCCCTGGAATGTTTCAGAAGAAGCCAAACAAGGAAGAAGCTCTGAAGCAGCTTCGTTCCCACGGTTTGATGTTCGGAGCTTGGGTCGTCGCTGTTCGTATCACTCCTTATGTTCTTCAATATTTCCAGAAAGAGGAGCTCACTTTGGAGCTTTAA